A single genomic interval of uncultured Fretibacterium sp. harbors:
- a CDS encoding non-canonical purine NTP pyrophosphatase, with translation MRCKLAQCSEAISFFYGCARFVAALALSVPERWTLICEEECRGRIAERPSGGGGFGYDPLFWPDGFGGSFADIPPETKNAVLHRAAALRSLLQMLDGR, from the coding sequence ATGCGCTGCAAGCTGGCCCAGTGCAGTGAGGCGATATCGTTTTTCTATGGCTGTGCGCGCTTTGTGGCGGCCCTGGCCCTCTCAGTCCCCGAGCGGTGGACCCTGATCTGCGAGGAGGAGTGCCGGGGCCGCATCGCGGAGCGTCCGTCGGGGGGCGGAGGGTTCGGGTACGACCCGCTGTTTTGGCCGGACGGTTTTGGCGGCTCCTTTGCCGATATCCCGCCGGAGACGAAGAATGCCGTCTTGCACCGTGCCGCTGCGCTGCGGAGCTTGCTGCAGATGTTGGATGGCAGATGA